One stretch of Desulfovibrio sp. JC022 DNA includes these proteins:
- the galU gene encoding UTP--glucose-1-phosphate uridylyltransferase GalU: MVIKKVIVPVAGWGTRSLPATKNIPKEMLPIFKKPVVQHVVEEAMSSGLTDVVFINNQNKKIIEDHFDYNLSLEDVLERGGKTEALEEVRKVAEMVNIISVRQKKQLGLGHAVLCAKEVCKNDPFAVMVGDDLMFGLEPGIKQLIDAARTENMAVVGVIEVPDNKVDRYGIIQGEEFAPGMYRVRSLVEKPPIGQAPSRLAIVGRYVLLPEIFDHLERLEPGVGGEIQLTDALQGLAQDNKLLAVKLRGQRFDAGDWVDYLTANVYFALQDEGLRDDVVARLRELLSCS; this comes from the coding sequence ATGGTCATCAAAAAAGTTATTGTTCCGGTTGCTGGATGGGGTACAAGATCATTGCCTGCCACCAAGAACATTCCCAAGGAAATGCTGCCGATTTTCAAAAAGCCCGTTGTGCAGCACGTGGTTGAAGAGGCCATGTCCAGCGGACTGACCGATGTTGTTTTTATTAACAACCAGAACAAAAAGATCATTGAAGACCACTTTGATTACAACCTCTCCCTTGAGGATGTACTTGAGCGCGGCGGAAAGACCGAGGCCCTTGAAGAAGTGAGAAAGGTGGCGGAGATGGTTAATATCATTTCCGTGCGTCAGAAAAAACAGCTTGGCTTGGGTCATGCTGTTCTCTGTGCCAAGGAAGTCTGCAAGAACGATCCCTTTGCTGTAATGGTCGGTGATGACCTTATGTTCGGCCTTGAGCCGGGTATCAAGCAGCTGATTGATGCTGCCCGTACCGAAAATATGGCTGTTGTCGGCGTTATTGAAGTGCCTGACAACAAGGTGGATCGTTACGGAATTATTCAGGGTGAGGAATTTGCGCCGGGCATGTACAGAGTCCGTTCTCTGGTGGAAAAACCCCCTATCGGTCAGGCTCCTTCGAGGCTGGCAATTGTAGGGCGTTATGTTCTGCTGCCTGAGATTTTTGATCATCTGGAAAGACTTGAGCCGGGTGTGGGTGGAGAAATTCAGCTCACCGACGCTTTGCAGGGTCTGGCTCAGGATAACAAACTGCTGGCCGTGAAACTTCGCGGACAAAGGTTTGACGCCGGGGACTGGGTAGATTATCTTACCGCAAATGTTTACTTCGCCCTTCAGGACGAGGGGCTGCGTGATGACGTTGTAGCCAGATTGCGGGAGCTTTTGTCTTGTTCGTAA